In Brachypodium distachyon strain Bd21 chromosome 2, Brachypodium_distachyon_v3.0, whole genome shotgun sequence, one genomic interval encodes:
- the LOC100830110 gene encoding uncharacterized protein LOC100830110, whose amino-acid sequence MSGDWGPVVLAVIFFVAMTPGLLCQIPGNDGRIAEFHSMRTSGLSIFVHTVIFFGLCAIFMIAVGLHIYAG is encoded by the coding sequence ATGTCGGGCGACTGGGGCCCTGTGGTGCTCGCGGTGATCTTCTTCGTTGCGATGACACCGGGGCTGCTGTGCCAGATCCCCGGCAACGATGGCCGCATAGCGGAGTTCCACAGCATGCGCACCAGCGGTCTCTCCATCTTCGTCCACACCGTCATCTTCTTTGGCCTCTGCGCAATCTTTATGATCGCCGTCGGACTCCACATCTACGCCGGCTAG
- the LOC100827660 gene encoding uncharacterized protein LOC100827660 isoform X1, whose product MPTQRTPPAPAPFGGVTSSRHAKLLLHLAETGGGGAAAGGAVKDLRLRRVVLPASAPLYSSPDCCAAAKPVGPVQIQSTPPPEEAASAAAQDRDRKPMLPRSKLVRDPGSFGYRRLLPFLNQMAKNGSDNSNGKDMPLENKVSISNKEADRSNSGLVDESVGGSRDGAVPMDSVEPLVVKAGGDREMKDCSDSVKEETKIVSGDIASSCKPNRCTRSKFVHHPSSFSYKRMLPFLMENEISSQDGDRAKFQRISEECNKAQVERKVEEITSISEGNDVLNGGQLQSAVAEVSLDDSTAQVPKVTPEEVIASDGDPLSSDTGELTSDGAPASGLAVSEDCPGESNAAEIEGTIEEKSSKSDKNSVEPLVVKARGEQEMKDCSDSVTEETKIVPNDLGSSKLCFPRCTRSKFVHHPGSFSYKRMLPFLMENEISPRDGEAANFQRVSEEKQLTRDEDYVLASGHSHLAISKDSPKECSGAQVERKVEVKSVSEGSDVLNGGQLHSAVTEVSLDVSTAQVQKITQEAISSERGPLSSDKGELTSDGNDVLASGLAVSEDCPEESNVDQVERIVEGKATMPDENSIAASEDCPEECIAAEVERTVEEKVTKSDEYSALQSAVSEVSPHEGDLAEMTKATHKQALISEGDEASRLTSDKAEFLVKEQPQVCDTEGLLNDNVELTEVHKCQSSESGWSDVCSGSPTKTVMVNGSADQHGALEGQDSVASLGLLLDVRTICKLSRPCATGTPLPVEEMSGSGRKVGTPQPCGVPCLEKQGLSPKGLSPLNGDLNGVPCLEKRGISPTKLSPKKGILKRHTRGCKGICMCLDCSMFRLRADRAFEFSRKQMQEADDIIGNLLKEVASLRSLAEKSSGHQGQMEAACQRALRVEEVARERRRQMLMELNSHCKIPGPRVKFTQYVEEKMGQSPRCGNRR is encoded by the exons ATGCCGACCCAGCGgaccccgcccgcgccggctcCCTTCGGCGGCGTCACGTCCAGCCGCCACGCCAAGCTCCTGCTCCACCTCGCcgaaaccggcggcggcggcgccgcagccggcggcgccgtcaaggacctccgcctccgccgcgtcgTCCTTCCTGCGTCCGCGCCGCTCTACTCCTCACCCGactgctgcgccgccgccaagcccgTCGGACCCGTCCAGATCCAGAGCACGCCCCCGCCGGAGGAGgctgcgtcggcggcggcccaagACCGCGACAGGAAGCCT ATGCTGCCGCGGTCCAAGCTCGTGCGCGATCCGGGCTCCTTCGGCTaccgccgcctgctcccgTTCCTCAACCAGATGGCCAAGAACG GTTCAGATAACTCAAACGGCAAGGACATGCCTCTAGAGAACAAGGTTTCCATCTCGAACAAGGAGGCAGACAGATCGAACTCGGGGTTGGTTGATGAGTCTGTGGGTGGGAGTCGAGATGGAGCTGTTCCTATGGATTCTGTAGAGCCGCTTGTTGTGAAGGCTGGGGGAGACCGTGAGATGAAGGATTGCTCTGACAGTGTTAAAGAAGAAACCAAGATTGTCTCTGGTGATATCGCAAGCAGCTGCAAGCCG AACCGTTGCACGAGGTCAAAGTTTGTTCATCATCCGAGCTCATTTAGTTACAAGAGGATGCTGCCGTTTCTCATGGAGAATG AAATCTCTTCTCAGGATGGAGACAGGGCCAAGTTTCAAAGAATCTCGGAAGAATGCAATAAAGCTCAGGTCGAAAGAAAAGTTGAAGAAATAACATCAATATCAGAGGGGAATGATGTCCTTAATGGTGGGCAGCTTCAGTCTGCTGTTGCAGAAGTCTCTCTGGATGACAGCACAGCTCAAGTGCCAAAAGTCACACCGGAAGAAGTGATAGCATCAGACGGAGACCCATTATCTTCAGACACCGGTGAATTAACATCAGATGGGGCACCAGCCAGTGGACTTGCTGTCTCAGAAGACTGTCCTGGGGAAAGCAATGCAGCTGAAATTGAAGGAACAATAGAAGAAAAGTCATCAAAGTCAGATAAGAATTCTGTAGAGCCGCTTGTTGTGAAGGCTAGAGGAGAGCAGGAGATGAAGGATTGCTCTGACAGTGTGACAGAAGAAACCAAGATTGTTCCTAATGATCTCGGCAGCAGCAAGCTG TGTTTTCCACGTTGTACGAGGTCAAAGTTTGTTCATCATCCAGGCTCATTTAGCTACAAGAGGATGCTGCCATTTCTTATGGAGAATG AAATCTCTCCTCGGGATGGAGAGGCGGCCAACTTTCAAAGAGTCTCAGAAGAGAAACAATTAACACGAGATGAGGACTATGTCTTGGCCAGTGGACATAGTCATCTTGCCATCTCAAAAGACTCTCCTAAAGAATGCAGTGGGGCTCAAGTCGAAAGAAAAGTAGAAGTAAAATCAGTATCAGAGGGAAGTGATGTTCTTAATGGTGGGCAGCTTCATTCTGCTGTTACAGAAGTCTCTCTTGATGTCAGCACAGCTCAAGTGCAGAAAATCACACAAGAAGCGATATCTTCAGAAAGAGGCCCATTATCTTCAGACAAGGGTGAACTAACTTCAGACGGGAATGATGTCCTTGCCAGTGGACTTGCTGTCTCAGAAGACTGTCCTGAGGAAAGCAATGTAGATCAAGTTGAAAGAATAGTAGAAGGGAAAGCAACAATGCCAGATGAGAATTCTATTGCTGCCTCGGAAGACTGTCCTGAAGAATGCATTGCAGCTGAAGTTGAAAGAACGGTAGAAGAAAAGGTAACAAAATCAGATGAGTATTCTGCTCTTCAGTCTGCTGTTTCTGAAGTATCTCCTCATGAAGGTGATTTGGCTGAAATGACAAAGGCCACACATAAACAGGCATTAATTTCCGAGGGAGATGAGGCAAGCAGATTAACTTCAGACAAAGCTGAGTTTCTGGTGAAAGAGCAGCCTCAGGTATGTGACACAGAGGGATTGTTAAATGACAACGTCGAACTTACTGAAGTACATAAATGCCAAAGCTCAGAGTCAGGATGGTCTGATGTCTGTTCTGGTAGCCCTACCAAGACAGTAATGGTGAACGGCAGCGCTGATCAACATGGTGCGCTAGAGGGACAGGATTCTGTGGCTTCTCTTGGCCTACTGCTTGATGTCAGAACGATCTGCAAGCTTTCTCGTCCTTGTGCTACCGGCACACCCTTACCAGTGGAGGAAATGTCTGGTTCAGGAAGGAAAGTGGGCACACCGCAGCCATGTGGTGTTCCTTGTTTGGAAAAACAAGGCCTTTCTCCTAAGGGACTTTCTCCTCTGAATGGTGATCTCAATGGTGTCCCTTGTTTGGAAAAACGAGGCATTTCTCCTACGAAACTTTCTCCAAAGAAAGGAATACTTAAGAGGCATACAAGGGGATGCAAGGGCATCTGCATGTGCTTGGACTGCAGCATGTTTCGTTTACGTGCTGATCGAGCTTTTGAGTTCTCAAGGAAGCAGATGCAAGAGGCGGATGATATAATAGGAAACTTATTGAAGGAGGTGGCAAGTCTTAGGAGTCTGGCGGAGAAATCTTCTGGCCAT CAGGGGCAGATGGAAGCAGCTTGCCAGCGGGCTTTGCGGGTAGAGGAGGTGGCGAGAGAGCGTCGGCGTCAGATGTTGATGGAGCTCAACTCACACTGCAAAATTCCT GGACCAAGGGTGAAATTCACGCAATACGTTGAAGAAAAGATGGGCCAGTCTCCTCGCTGTGGCAACCGGAGGTAA
- the LOC100827660 gene encoding uncharacterized protein LOC100827660 isoform X2, which translates to MPTQRTPPAPAPFGGVTSSRHAKLLLHLAETGGGGAAAGGAVKDLRLRRVVLPASAPLYSSPDCCAAAKPVGPVQIQSTPPPEEAASAAAQDRDRKPMLPRSKLVRDPGSFGYRRLLPFLNQMAKNGSDNSNGKDMPLENKVSISNKEADRSNSGLVDESVGGSRDGAVPMDSVEPLVVKAGGDREMKDCSDSVKEETKIVSGDIASSCKPNRCTRSKFVHHPSSFSYKRMLPFLMENEISSQDGDRAKFQRISEECNKAQVERKVEEITSISEGNDVLNGGQLQSAVAEVSLDDSTAQVPKVTPEEVIASDGDPLSSDTGELTSDGAPASGLAVSEDCPGESNAAEIEGTIEEKSSKSDKNSVEPLVVKARGEQEMKDCSDSVTEETKIVPNDLGSSKLCFPRCTRSKFVHHPGSFSYKRMLPFLMENEISPRDGEAANFQRVSEEKQLTRDEDYVLASGHSHLAISKDSPKECSGAQVERKVEVKSVSEGSDVLNGGQLHSAVTEVSLDVSTAQVQKITQEAISSERGPLSSDKGELTSDGNDVLASGLAVSEDCPEESNVDQVERIVEGKATMPDENSIAASEDCPEECIAAEVERTVEEKVTKSDEYSALQSAVSEVSPHEGDLAEMTKATHKQALISEGDEASRLTSDKAEFLVKEQPQVCDTEGLLNDNVELTEVHKCQSSESGWSDVCSGSPTKTVMVNGSADQHGALEGQDSVASLGLLLDVRTICKLSRPCATGTPLPVEEMSGSGRKVGTPQPCGVPCLEKQGLSPKGLSPLNGDLNGVPCLEKRGISPTKLSPKKGILKRHTRGCKGICMCLDCSMFRLRADRAFEFSRKQMQEADDIIGNLLKEVASLRSLAEKSSGHGQMEAACQRALRVEEVARERRRQMLMELNSHCKIPGPRVKFTQYVEEKMGQSPRCGNRR; encoded by the exons ATGCCGACCCAGCGgaccccgcccgcgccggctcCCTTCGGCGGCGTCACGTCCAGCCGCCACGCCAAGCTCCTGCTCCACCTCGCcgaaaccggcggcggcggcgccgcagccggcggcgccgtcaaggacctccgcctccgccgcgtcgTCCTTCCTGCGTCCGCGCCGCTCTACTCCTCACCCGactgctgcgccgccgccaagcccgTCGGACCCGTCCAGATCCAGAGCACGCCCCCGCCGGAGGAGgctgcgtcggcggcggcccaagACCGCGACAGGAAGCCT ATGCTGCCGCGGTCCAAGCTCGTGCGCGATCCGGGCTCCTTCGGCTaccgccgcctgctcccgTTCCTCAACCAGATGGCCAAGAACG GTTCAGATAACTCAAACGGCAAGGACATGCCTCTAGAGAACAAGGTTTCCATCTCGAACAAGGAGGCAGACAGATCGAACTCGGGGTTGGTTGATGAGTCTGTGGGTGGGAGTCGAGATGGAGCTGTTCCTATGGATTCTGTAGAGCCGCTTGTTGTGAAGGCTGGGGGAGACCGTGAGATGAAGGATTGCTCTGACAGTGTTAAAGAAGAAACCAAGATTGTCTCTGGTGATATCGCAAGCAGCTGCAAGCCG AACCGTTGCACGAGGTCAAAGTTTGTTCATCATCCGAGCTCATTTAGTTACAAGAGGATGCTGCCGTTTCTCATGGAGAATG AAATCTCTTCTCAGGATGGAGACAGGGCCAAGTTTCAAAGAATCTCGGAAGAATGCAATAAAGCTCAGGTCGAAAGAAAAGTTGAAGAAATAACATCAATATCAGAGGGGAATGATGTCCTTAATGGTGGGCAGCTTCAGTCTGCTGTTGCAGAAGTCTCTCTGGATGACAGCACAGCTCAAGTGCCAAAAGTCACACCGGAAGAAGTGATAGCATCAGACGGAGACCCATTATCTTCAGACACCGGTGAATTAACATCAGATGGGGCACCAGCCAGTGGACTTGCTGTCTCAGAAGACTGTCCTGGGGAAAGCAATGCAGCTGAAATTGAAGGAACAATAGAAGAAAAGTCATCAAAGTCAGATAAGAATTCTGTAGAGCCGCTTGTTGTGAAGGCTAGAGGAGAGCAGGAGATGAAGGATTGCTCTGACAGTGTGACAGAAGAAACCAAGATTGTTCCTAATGATCTCGGCAGCAGCAAGCTG TGTTTTCCACGTTGTACGAGGTCAAAGTTTGTTCATCATCCAGGCTCATTTAGCTACAAGAGGATGCTGCCATTTCTTATGGAGAATG AAATCTCTCCTCGGGATGGAGAGGCGGCCAACTTTCAAAGAGTCTCAGAAGAGAAACAATTAACACGAGATGAGGACTATGTCTTGGCCAGTGGACATAGTCATCTTGCCATCTCAAAAGACTCTCCTAAAGAATGCAGTGGGGCTCAAGTCGAAAGAAAAGTAGAAGTAAAATCAGTATCAGAGGGAAGTGATGTTCTTAATGGTGGGCAGCTTCATTCTGCTGTTACAGAAGTCTCTCTTGATGTCAGCACAGCTCAAGTGCAGAAAATCACACAAGAAGCGATATCTTCAGAAAGAGGCCCATTATCTTCAGACAAGGGTGAACTAACTTCAGACGGGAATGATGTCCTTGCCAGTGGACTTGCTGTCTCAGAAGACTGTCCTGAGGAAAGCAATGTAGATCAAGTTGAAAGAATAGTAGAAGGGAAAGCAACAATGCCAGATGAGAATTCTATTGCTGCCTCGGAAGACTGTCCTGAAGAATGCATTGCAGCTGAAGTTGAAAGAACGGTAGAAGAAAAGGTAACAAAATCAGATGAGTATTCTGCTCTTCAGTCTGCTGTTTCTGAAGTATCTCCTCATGAAGGTGATTTGGCTGAAATGACAAAGGCCACACATAAACAGGCATTAATTTCCGAGGGAGATGAGGCAAGCAGATTAACTTCAGACAAAGCTGAGTTTCTGGTGAAAGAGCAGCCTCAGGTATGTGACACAGAGGGATTGTTAAATGACAACGTCGAACTTACTGAAGTACATAAATGCCAAAGCTCAGAGTCAGGATGGTCTGATGTCTGTTCTGGTAGCCCTACCAAGACAGTAATGGTGAACGGCAGCGCTGATCAACATGGTGCGCTAGAGGGACAGGATTCTGTGGCTTCTCTTGGCCTACTGCTTGATGTCAGAACGATCTGCAAGCTTTCTCGTCCTTGTGCTACCGGCACACCCTTACCAGTGGAGGAAATGTCTGGTTCAGGAAGGAAAGTGGGCACACCGCAGCCATGTGGTGTTCCTTGTTTGGAAAAACAAGGCCTTTCTCCTAAGGGACTTTCTCCTCTGAATGGTGATCTCAATGGTGTCCCTTGTTTGGAAAAACGAGGCATTTCTCCTACGAAACTTTCTCCAAAGAAAGGAATACTTAAGAGGCATACAAGGGGATGCAAGGGCATCTGCATGTGCTTGGACTGCAGCATGTTTCGTTTACGTGCTGATCGAGCTTTTGAGTTCTCAAGGAAGCAGATGCAAGAGGCGGATGATATAATAGGAAACTTATTGAAGGAGGTGGCAAGTCTTAGGAGTCTGGCGGAGAAATCTTCTGGCCAT GGGCAGATGGAAGCAGCTTGCCAGCGGGCTTTGCGGGTAGAGGAGGTGGCGAGAGAGCGTCGGCGTCAGATGTTGATGGAGCTCAACTCACACTGCAAAATTCCT GGACCAAGGGTGAAATTCACGCAATACGTTGAAGAAAAGATGGGCCAGTCTCCTCGCTGTGGCAACCGGAGGTAA
- the LOC100828792 gene encoding probable inactive shikimate kinase like 1, chloroplastic, with translation MAIMAAAATAATCFFSPSVSSRKQQQPFFSPARRSSLRHHPRRLRAFPGTELTLEELNPSVDLLRKTAEAVGDFRKTPIYVVGTDCAAKRNIAKLLANCIIYRYLCSDDLLEDVLGGKEALAAFKESDEKGYLEVETEGLKQLTSMGSLVLCCGDGAVMNSTNLGLLRHGVSIWIDVPLELAVNDMLKSMGAKATSDPDSFSQAMGKLRQRYDELKERYAVSDVTVSVQNVASQLGYGSIDSLSLEDVVLDIVKKIEKLIRAKSMMEAAGKPF, from the exons ATGGCGAtaatggcagcggcggcgacggcggcgacgtgcTTCTTCTCACCCTCCGTCTCCTCCagaaagcagcagcagcccttcTTCTCCCCAGCCAGGCGCAGCTCTCTCCGCCATCACCCCCGTCGTCTCCGCGCCTTCCCAG GCACCGAATTGACCCTCGAGGAGCTCAACCCATCCGTCGACCTGCTC AGGAAAACCGCCGAGGCCGTCGGCGATTTCAGGAAGACACCCATCTACGTCGTCG GAACGGATTGCGCGGCCAAGCGCAACATCGCCAAGCTCCTCGCCAATTGCATCATATACCGGTACCTGTGCAGCGACGACCTGCTCGAGGATGTTCTCGGCGGGAAGGAGGCGCTCGCGGCTTTCAAGGAATCCGATGAGAAAGGCTACCTCGAAGTCGAG ACCGAAGGGTTGAAGCAGCTCACGTCCATGGGCAGCCTTGTGCTTTGCTGTGGGGATGGGGCCGTCATGAACTCAACCAACCT AGGGCTACTGAGGCATGGGGTCTCCATCTGGATCGATGTGCCTCTCGAATTAGCAGTGAATGATATGTTGAAGAGCATGGGGGCAAAAGCTACTTCAGACCCAGATTCCTTTTCTCAG GCAATGGGCAAGCTCCGTCAGCGGTATGATGAACTGAAAGAGCGCTATGCAGTTTCTGATGTTACTGTTTCAGTACAAA ATGTGGCTTCTCAACTAGGCTATGGCAGCATCGACTCTTTGAGCCTAGAGGACGTGGTCCTTGAT ATTGtgaagaagattgagaagcTGATCCGAGCAAAGTCGATGATGGAAGCTGCTGGAAAGCCCTTCTAG
- the LOC112270950 gene encoding uncharacterized protein LOC112270950: MQDWAGVFIPLVLFILLSPGLLFQIPGKCRIIEFGNFHTSAISIIVHAILFFSLAAIFLVAIGVQMNLGP; the protein is encoded by the coding sequence ATGCAGGACTGGGCTGGAGTGTTCATCCCACTGGTGCTGTTCATCCTCCTCTCGCCTGGCCTTCTCTTCCAGATCCCCGGCAAATGCCGGATCATCGAGTTTGGCAACTTCCACACCAGCGCCATATCCATCATCGTCCACGCCATCCTCTTCTTCAGCTTGGCGGCCATCTTCCTCGTCGCCATCGGGGTGCAAATGAACCTCGGCCCCTAA
- the LOC100827970 gene encoding non-specific phospholipase C6 — MGLPPPLPSLLLLIILLVAGSITHNSGNAAASSSSSPIKNVVVLALENRSFDHMLGWMRRLLGLPIDGLTGAECNPFTTSSSPSLPPICVSSDADLVVPSDPGHSFEDVLDQVFGFRPPAPNPRNQSQSPPPNPTMSGFVRSALSVDGARLPSAVMRGFTPRLLPSFSALAAGFAVFDRWFSSIPGPTQPNRLFLYSATSHGAVAHDKLRLLAGYPQRTIFDSLADESLPFAVYFKSIPTTLFFRRLRTVRAAAGSFHFYDDTFRSHARTGTLPALSVIEPRYFDVPSAGAPADDDHPAHDVAQGQRLVKDVYEALRAGPQWNSTLLIVTYDEHGGFYDHVATPVAGVPSPDAVRGPLPFFFKFDRLGVRVPTIMVSPWIKKGTVVGRPPNGPTATSEYEHSSIPATIKKIFNLRSDFLTKRDEWAGTFEHIFTELKEPRTDCPETLPEVPFERTRPAKEHGLLSDFQRELVELAGFLNGDYMLASFAQEAQKNMTVKQADAYVRRAITSFLQASKQARRLGANESAIVTMRSSLTSKSTTSSP; from the exons ATGGGACTGCCACCACCATTGCCATCgcttctcctcctcatcatcctcctcgtcgccggcagcATCACGCACAATTCCGGCAACGCCGCCGCttcgagcagcagcagcccgaTCAAGAACGTGGTGGTGCTGGCGCTGGAGAACCGGTCCTTCGACCACATGCTGGGCTGGATGCGCCGCCTGCTCGGCCTCCCCATCGACGGCCTCACCGGCGCCGAGTGCAACCCCttcaccacctcctcctccccctccctccccccaaTCTgcgtctcctccgacgccgacCTCGTCGTCCCCTCCGACCCCGGCCACTCCTTCGAGGACGTGCTCGACCAGGTCTTCGGATTCCGGCCCCCAGCCCCGAACCCTAGAAACCAATCCCAATCCCCTCCACCAAACCCCACAATGTCCGGATTCGTCCGCAGCGCGCTCTCCGTCGACGGCGCGCGCCTCCCCTCCGCCGTCATGCGCGGGTTCACCCCGCGGCTGCTCCCCTCCTTctccgcgctcgccgccgggtTCGCCGTCTTCGACCGCTGGTTCTCCTCCATCCCCGGCCCGACCCAGCCCAACCGCCTCTTCCTCTACTCCGCCACATCCCACGGCGCCGTCGCCCACGAcaagctccgcctcctcgccggatACCCGCAGCGGACCATCTTCGACTCCCTCGCCGACGAGTCCCTCCCCTTCGCCGTCTACTTCAAGTCCATCCCCACCACGCTCTtcttccgccgcctccgcaccgtgcgcgccgccgcggggagCTTCCACTTCTACGACGACACCTTCAGGTCCCACGCGCGGACGGGCACGCTCCCGGCGCTCTCCGTCATCGAGCCCCGGTACTTCGACGtccccagcgccggcgcccccgccgacgacgaccacCCGGCCCACGACGTGGCCCAGGGCCAGCGGCTCGTCAAGGACGTCTACGAGGCGCTGCGGGCCGGCCCGCAGTGGAACTCCACGCTGCTCATCGTCACCTACGACGAGCACGGCGGCTTCTACGACCACGTCGCCACGCCCGTCGCCGGCGTGCCCAGCCCCGACGCCGTCAGGGGCCCgctgcccttcttcttcaagtTCGACAGACTCGGGGTCAGGGTGCCCACCATCATGGTGTCGCCGTGGATTAAGAAGGGGACGGTGGTGGGCCGCCCGCCCAATGGGCCGACGGCGACCTCCGAGTACGAGCACTCCTCCATCCCGGCGACCATCAAGAAGATCTTCAACCTCAGATCTGACTTCTTGACCAAGAGAGATGAATGGGCTGGCACGTTTGAGCACATCTTCACTGAACTCAAAGAACCAAGGACTGACTGCCCAG AGACTTTGCCAGAAGTACCATTTGAGAGAACACGCCCAGCAAAAGAACACGGCCTTCTCTCGGATTTCCAGCGCGAGCTAGTCGAACTAGCAGGGTTCTTGAACGGCGACTACATGTTGGCGAGTTTTGCTCAGGAGGCTCAGAAGAACATGACCGTGAAGCAGGCCGACGCATACGTGAGACGAGCCATCACAAGTTTTCTGCAGGCAAGTAAGCAGGCCAGAAGGTTAGGTGCAAATGAGTCTGCTATTGTCACTATGAGATCATCCTTGACAAGTAAGAGTACCACCTCAAGTCCTTAA
- the LOC100822955 gene encoding uncharacterized protein LOC100822955 → MGKLLCDSSSAAVAIEGPSPPPLQLLTWPAPAPPEQTPAPTPAWTSVWALDDQQRRRLLRIWERGVAWKPPRPSCPEDEEKDGDDKDAADADTGAGAVFRLDHAGEVESDGNCLFTAVRKAAAAKAEPRELRHRVVRRFEAVYAAAAAEGSGDRDAVDAAVRHLYAPDLKAGWGVHVVQEVKLLAPKALRPDLDAAVQELVDIGIQREIAAETIYKDRCIAVNDGDSWAKYMAISGSAEDEHDIITLQYTEEGLLTIDENRDGRAAAFGDDIAIECLATEFKREVYVVQAHGADAMVDEDNCVFFLPHRPRGEICDAPIFLFMKGTAWCGAGADHYEPLIATVLPHVTPDKAAVVL, encoded by the exons ATGGGCAAGCTCCTCTGcgactcctcctccgccgccgtcgccatcgaggggccctccccgccgccgctccagcTCCTCACCTggcccgcccccgccccgccgGAACAGACCCCCGCCCCCACGCCCGCCTGGACCTCCGTCTGGGCCCTCGACgaccagcagcgccgccgcctgctccggATCTGGGAGCGCGGCGTCGCCTGGAAGCCCCCCCGCCCGTCGTGCCCCGAGGATGAGGAGAAGGACGGCGACGACAAagacgccgccgacgccgacacgggcgcgggcgcggtcTTCCGGCTCGACCACGCCGGGGAGGTCGAGTCCGACGGCAACTGCCTCTTCACGGCGGTCCggaaggccgccgccgcaaagGCCGAGCCGCGCGAGCTCCGGCACCGCGTCGTGCGCCGCTTCGAGGCCgtctacgccgccgccgcggcggagggcTCCGGCGACAGGGACGCCGTCGACGCGGCCGTGCGGCACCTCTACGCGCCGGATCTCAAGGCCGGGTGGGGCGTCCACGTCGTGCAGGAGGTCAAGCTGCTCGCGCCCAAGGCCCTGCGACCggacctcgacgccgccgtccaGGAGCTCGTCGACATCGGCATCCAAAG GGAAATAGCAGCTGAGACAATCTACAAGGACAGATGTATCGCTGTGAACGACGGAGATAGCTGGGCCAAGTACATGGCCATTTCTGGTTCTGCGGAGGATGAGCATGACATAATCACCCTGCAATACACAGAAGAGGGCTTACTGACCATCGATGAGAATCGGGATGGCCGTGCAGCTGCGTTTGGTGATGATATTGCCATTGAGTGCCTGGCCACCGAGTTCAAGAGAGAAGTTTATGTG GTCCAGGCACATGGAGCAGATGCAATGGTTGATGAGGATAACTGTGTGTTCTTCCTCCCACACCGTCCTAGAGGAGAAATCTGCGACGCCCCAATCTTTCTTTTCATGAAGGGAACAG CATGGTGTGGTGCCGGTGCGGACCATTACGAGCCTTTGATCGCCACCGTACTCCCACATGTTACCCCAGATAAGGCAGCTGTTGTACTTTGA